A stretch of Lysobacter sp. K5869 DNA encodes these proteins:
- a CDS encoding YciI family protein produces MRFLSLIRIDETTAAAPDERLMADMGRLMEEMTREGVLIQTSGLLPSAQGKRLRLRGGKISATDGPFTESKEVIGGYALFEAPDLDAAIAHTRRFLDVHGDGWDIECEVRPLVPGGGCGV; encoded by the coding sequence ATGCGCTTTCTTTCCCTGATCCGAATCGACGAAACCACCGCCGCCGCGCCGGACGAGCGGCTCATGGCCGACATGGGCCGGCTGATGGAGGAGATGACCCGCGAAGGCGTGCTGATCCAGACCTCCGGCCTGCTGCCCAGCGCGCAAGGCAAGCGCCTGCGCCTGCGCGGCGGCAAGATCAGCGCCACCGACGGGCCGTTCACCGAAAGCAAGGAAGTGATCGGCGGCTACGCCTTGTTCGAGGCGCCCGATCTGGACGCGGCGATCGCCCACACCCGCCGTTTCCTCGACGTGCACGGCGACGGCTGGGACATCGAATGCGAAGTGCGCCCGCTGGTCCCCGGCGGCGGCTGCGGCGTGTAA